In Daphnia magna isolate NIES linkage group LG7, ASM2063170v1.1, whole genome shotgun sequence, a single genomic region encodes these proteins:
- the LOC116926960 gene encoding uncharacterized protein LOC116926960 isoform X2, which translates to MASNIVNDGKFYIVDLKTQGRLCVAVIPDFWLHDTNFCYYPDKRGDIACAKREQPNSTWLNYRCGYRGLFDTYSQARDKVSKAVHNSDNNTTSESVGNRLGRGKRIKKTRAVYSPTPNQESSTEDMESDMESPSSVPPIPNGLAETFNRSIVQSSLTQSTQSQV; encoded by the exons ATGGCATCAAACATTGTA aatGATGGTAAATTCTACATCGTTGATCTAAAGACCCAAGGTCGGCTTTGTGTTGCAGTTATACCTGACTTCTGGTTGCACGACACCAACTTTTGCTATTATCCCGACAAACGTGGAGATATAGCTTGTGCGAAGAGAGAGCAGCCTAACTCGACTTGGTTAAACTACAGATGTGGTTACAGAGGACTATTCG ACACATACAGCCAAGCCCGAGACAAGGTGTCTAAGGCAGTACATAATTCAGACAACAACACCACTTCTGAATCTGTGGGAAACCGCTTAGGAAGAGGGAAAAGGATCAAGAAAACTCGTGCTGTATACTCCCCCACACCTAATCAAGAATCCAGTACAGAGGATATGGAGAGTGACATGGAGAGTCCTTCAAGTGTCCCACCTATACCAAATGGACTAGCTGAAACTTTTAATCGCTCAA TCGTCCAGTCTAGTTTGACACAATCAACACAAAGTCAAGTTTAA
- the LOC116926960 gene encoding uncharacterized protein LOC116926960 isoform X1, whose translation MASSPPAPHVQQLPSSTHLLPLPSYPVTQTQRSTSIQGSGPPAQLHGNSLSQQLAPMSSTPALHVQQLPSSTHLLPLPSHPVTPTQRSISIPGSGPPAQLHGNSLSQQLAPMSNTPAPHVQQVPPFTLLLPVPSQAIVTTQQSRSASSFTMPKTTGNEPPFEVKVLSFLSKIVGNLDQVKIEVNVLKRKVDNLSTSTQENEPLATVEILLLPVKTIDELKLYEEVLTKDLDQFFKMVRFVKQIGGLTLSDCVKRAWESVITLEVRVFVNWNGKPRTGQPQKYGLKKSKVTEAVFKGIAFKNASLSALEFETKKAKKPVRQF comes from the exons ATGGCGAGTAGTCCTCCTGCTCCACATGTCCAGCAACTTCCTTCATCCACACATTTGTTACCACTGCCTTCTTACCCAGTCACGCAAACACAACGCAGTACAAGTATTCAAGGCAGTGGGCCCCCTGCCCAACTTCATGGCAACAGCTTAAGCCAGCAACTAGCACCAATGAGTAGTACTCCTGCTCTCCATGTCCAGCAACTTCCGTCATCCACACATTTGTTGCCACTGCCTTCTCACCCAGTCACGCCAACACAACGCAGTATAAGTATTCCAGGCAGTGGGCCCCCTGCCCAACTTCATGGCAACAGCTTAAGCCAGCAATTAGCACCAATGAGTAATACTCCTGCTCCCCATGTCCAGCAAGTGCCGCCATTTACACTGTTGCTGCCAGTTCCTTCTCAGGCAATCGTCACAACACAGCAATCAAGATCGGCATCATCCTTTACTATGCCCAAAACAACTGGAAACGAACCGCCGTTCGAAGTAAAAGTTCTGAGCTTCTTATCCAAAATTGTAGGCAATCTCGATCAAGTGAAAATTGAGGTGAATGTGCTAAAAAGAAAGGTTGATAATTTATCGacttcaactcaagaaaatGAGCCTCTTGCGACTGTGGAAATTCTTCTTCTACCCGTCAAAACCATTGATGAACTGAAGCTGTACGAAGAAGTGCTAACCAAGGATCTTGATCAATTCTTCAAAATG GTACGGTTCGTAAAACAAATTGGTGGCCTAACGCTTTCTGATTGTGTCAAACGGGCTTGGGAAAGTGTCATCACTCTTGAAGTTAGAGTTTTTGTAAACTGGAATGGTAAACCACGCACAGGTCAGCCACAGAAATATGGATTGAAGAAATCGAAAGTGACAGAGGCAGTTTTTA AGGGAATTGCGTTCAAAAATGCGTCCTTGTCCGCGCTGGAGTTCGAGACTAAAAAGGCTAAAAAACCTGTGCGAcagttttga
- the LOC123474547 gene encoding LOW QUALITY PROTEIN: uncharacterized protein LOC123474547 (The sequence of the model RefSeq protein was modified relative to this genomic sequence to represent the inferred CDS: substituted 1 base at 1 genomic stop codon), translated as MIKWGPTEEKSFEFLRKCLMTDPVLAYPDFTKEFLIYTDAIDYGLVAVLFQIHDRKDQPIAYASRHLNKAKTKYSTIEKEAAAVIFGIKRFRHYLQDEPFVIISDHRPLQWLQTFSDETGRLGGWSILLANLKYSIKYRPGRVNENADFLSRIPVNSVRTTPEEDDAILRETKKYSLCMDITNYLEHGTLSEENTDQIWAKEIELYGIAGGLLCRTLEPISKKRRRAIVTDRGSNFTSELFSSLCKTLQIKQLRTTAYHPQTNGLTERFNKTVVEMLRKYMEQGFSKWEEVLGPAAFAYRNSVHSSTLETPYFLNHGRDPVVPIDQFLQKPANIIIPSDYKSQLMQRLHEAFLLVKANLTLSREQQRTQYDKRAREQAFNIGDKVLIDVRTPMAGTSKKLIPLFVGPYRVTKINNKHTVEIQECVGKQTQLVHVNRIKPLYESMIWKEEPCVVFPESRDNPIPPELTNELEVPPPTDEELLLMSLLALLFFTPLAAFNATVCNCDCAANLEFLEFMEEDCSFEGAPKPPLPITYAIYSTLPEVKRFAGHTCSMWVATTTVYKDFMQWNQVSYGCNPIEVDAATCRRMRDTRQCQGKARDITGPNSFALEGHPFVKTSWLRMATEKMTNCRLEEVTLQSECPNCTISSPLGDIPGAINGSFKHNLVTLVWDDSWKEAKPCELRVIEKGMGVKYSTENDTTFRIRDPTKQLDLIYSMINSSVCGGGNLSAYHPVLGMDRVVIAVREAAKGTDLVEMRPNNADAVAKMALSELTRAEIEYASHTQYIRDFAMDISNHLAREIRNMQCESRKTTYNAATTTVQYDGWLAAKHLDLPLCTKLLAVGASVSVLQCFPSNVTFETVFTPCGAKPRWVNQTINVEGWELTKYSDCYWHANFVNFNGKAHTFKNNTWMPINPNLEIQGRRFINTMPLEVDDSLGMILQLHPTITSHPLSAXTIMADILAYIQMGYVTERSGERHVNTVLVHPGQAQDVSFMARIGYWLRNFGIMSGVGVSIALAFRFCGLGSLLGLYIPCCRYFNPCSLLTPPQSSHRDIELGPQATTNLAPTAPVTIVNIPPPPTPAGSTGQLGLNQQPYLIPPISHPRSLAQHREAAALLSRP; from the exons ATGATAAAATGGGGGCCCACTGAAGAAAAATCCTTCGAATTCCTTAGGAAATGCCTGATGACCGACCCTGTTCTGGCCTACCCGGATTTCACTAAAGAATTCCTAATTTACACTGATGCCATCGATTACGGACTAGTAGCCGTTTTGTTCCAAATACACGACAGAAAAGACCAACCAATCGCCTACGCCAGTAGACACCTGAATAAAGCAAAAACCAAGTACTCTACCATCGAGAAGGAAGCCGCGGCCGTGATTTTTGGTATAAAGCGTTTCCGCCATTACCTTCAGGACGAGCCATTCGTTATCATCAGTGACCATCGCCCGCTGCAGTGGCTGCAGACGTTCAGTGACGAGACGGGTAGATTAGGAGGATGGTCAATATTGTTGGCTAACCTCAAATACTCGATAAAGTACCGGCCGGGTCGAGTCAATGAGAATGCAGATTTTCTATCCCGAATTCCGGTTAATTCAGTTCGAACAACCCCTGAAGAAGATGACGCCATACTCCgcgaaacgaaaaaatattcattatGTATGGACATAACAAATTACTTAGAACATGGAACCCTTAGTGAAGAGAATACAGACCAGATTTGGGCGAAAGAAATCGAGCTGTATGGCATTGCTGGTGGCCTTCTGTGTCGTACACTAGAGCCCATCTCAAAGAAGAGACGACG GGCCATTGTCACCGACCGTGGTTCGAATTTTACGTCCGAGCTGTTCTCCTCACTTTGTAAGACACTTCAAATTAAACAGTTGAGGACCACTGCGTACCATCCACAGACTAATGGCTTAACCGAAAGATTCAACAAAACCGTAGTAGAAATGCTACGGAAATACATGGAACAGGGTTTCTCTAAATGGGAAGAAGTGCTAGGCCCAGCTGCTTTCGCCTACAGGAACTCTGTACACTCCTCCACCCTAGAAACCCCCTACTTCCTAAATCATGGCCGCGATCCAGTAGTGCCTATTGaccaatttttacaaaagccAGCAAACATCATCATCCCATCCGACTACAAAAGCCAGCTAATGCAACGTCTTCACGAGGCCTTCTTATTGGTTAAAGCAAACTTGACCCTTTCCAGGGAACAGCAAAGGACCCAGTACGACAAGCGGGCTCGTGAGCAAGCATTCAACATTGGCGACAAGGTGTTAATCGACGTAAGAACGCCAATGGCAGGCACAAGCAAGAAACTCATCCCCCTTTTTGTGGGGCCATACCGCGTcacaaaaatcaacaacaagCACACCGTGGAAATTCAAGAATGCGTGGGAAAACAGACCCAGTTGGTgcacgtaaacaggataaaaccCCTGTATGAATCTATGATCTGGAAGGAAGAACCTTGCGTAGTTTTCCCAGAGAGCCGTGATAACCCCATACCACCGGAGCTCACCAACGAACTAGAAGTACCACCCCCAACGGATGAAGA ATTATTGTTGATGTCCCTCCTCGCCCTCCTGTTTTTTACCCCCTTGGCCGCATTTAATGCCACCGTGTGTAACTGTGATTGTGCGGCAAACCTGGAATTCCTGGAGTTCATGGAGGAAGACTGCTCTTTTGAAGGCGCCCCCAAACCACCGTTACCCATTACGTACGCTATCTACTCTACACTACCAGAAGTTAAACGCTTTGCTGGTCACACGTGTAGCATGTGGGTAGCCACCACTACAGTGTACAAGGACTTCATGCAATGGAATCAAGTGTCTTACGGCTGCAACCCCATCGAAGTGGATGCAGCAACGTGCCGAAGGATGAGAGACACACGACAATGTCAAGGAAAGGCGAGGGATATAACAGGTCCCAACTCGTTCGCCCTGGAAGGCCACCCATTCGTGAAAACCAGTTGGCTTCGGATGGCGACAGAAAAGATGACCAACTGTCGCCTCGAAGAAGTGACCTTACAGAGCGAATGCCCGAACTGTACCATCAGCTCTCCACTTGGCGACATCCCTGGAGCAATAAACGGCTCTTTCAAACACAACCTCGTGACCCTCGTCTGGGACGATTCCTGGAAGGAAGCGAAGCCGTGTGAGTTAAGGGTTATCGAAAAGGGAATGGGCGTCAAGTACTCGACCGAAAACGACACTACCTTCCGTATTCGGGACCCAACTAAGCAGCTGGATTTAATATATTCAATGATTAACAGTTCTGTCTGCGGAGGAGGAAACCTCTCTGCCTACCATCCGGTTCTAGGAATGGACAGAGTCGTCATCGCGGTTCGGGAAGCCGCCAAGGGAACCGATCTCGTCGAGATGAGGCCCAATAACGCGGACGCCGTGGCCAAGATGGCGCTGTCCGAACTGACACGGGCGGAGATCGAATACGCCAGTCATACACAATACATCAGAGACTTCGCAATGGACATTTCAAACCACCTGGCCCGAGAAATTCGTAACATGCAATGCGAAAGCCGGAAAACCACCTACAATGCCGCTACAACGACTGTACAATACGACGGATGGTTAGCCGCTAAGCATCTGGACCTTCCATTATGCACCAAGCTACTGGCGGTCGGGGCATCCGTATCCGTTTTGCAGTGTTTTCCCAGCAACGTCACCTTCGAGACGGTTTTCACGCCATGTGGAGCCAAACCTCGGTGGGTCAACCAGACCATCAACGTGGAAGGTTGGGAGCTCACGAAGTACTCCGATTGCTACTGGCACGCAAACTTCGTCAACTTCAACGGCAAAGCCCACACCTTCAAGAACAACACCTGGATGCCAATCAACCCCAACCTAGAGATACAAGGCCGCCGTTTCATCAACACTATGCCCCTGGAGGTCGATGACTCTTTGGGAATGATACTGCAGTTGCACCCAACAATAACGTCACATCCCCTAAGTGCTTAAACCATCATGGCCGACATCCTGGCGTACATACAGATGGGCTATGTCACAGAAAGGTCAGGCGAACGACACGTTAACACAGTCCTCGTCCACCCCGGACAAGCACAAGACGTCTCCTTCATGGCAAGGATCGGATACTGGCTTCGGAACTTCGGCATCATGTCGGGAGTAGGAGTATCCATTGCTCTGGCTTTCCGATTCTGTGGACTCGGTTCCCTCCTGGGTCTTTACATCCCTTGCTGTCGGTACTTTAACCCATGCAGTTTGTTAACGCCACCTCAGTCTTCCCATCGAGACATTGAGTTGGGACCCCAAGCAACCACCAACTTGGCCCCAACTGCTCCGGTCACCATTGTCAATATACCCCCGCCCCCAACTCCCGCCGGTTCCACAGGGCAGCTAGGGTTAAACCAACAACCGTACCTCATCCCACCCATTTCACATCCTCGTAGCCTCGCCCAACACAGAGAAGCAGCAGCTCTTCTCTCGCGTCCCTAG